From Phaeocystidibacter marisrubri, the proteins below share one genomic window:
- a CDS encoding BlaI/MecI/CopY family transcriptional regulator, with protein sequence MKKNHTELTKAEEEVMQHLWEMDGAFVKDIIARMSDPKPAYNTVSTIARILEQKGFVTHESHGRSHKYVPIIARDKYRSLASKSLLDRFFDKSLSGMVHFFVDREDVSVNDIDEMMQILEETKRKKVSK encoded by the coding sequence ATGAAGAAGAATCATACCGAATTGACGAAGGCTGAAGAAGAGGTGATGCAACACCTCTGGGAAATGGATGGAGCGTTTGTGAAGGATATCATTGCGCGCATGTCCGATCCAAAGCCTGCCTACAATACTGTTTCTACCATTGCCCGCATTCTGGAACAGAAGGGTTTTGTGACTCACGAATCGCATGGTAGATCACATAAGTATGTTCCCATTATAGCGCGAGATAAGTATCGATCACTAGCTTCCAAAAGTCTCTTGGATCGATTTTTTGACAAGTCACTTAGCGGAATGGTGCACTTCTTTGTAGATCGAGAAGATGTCTCAGTCAACGATATTGATGAGATGATGCAAATTCTGGAGGAAACCAAGAGGAAGAAGGTGTCCAAATGA
- a CDS encoding T9SS type A sorting domain-containing protein, which translates to MRSLLSLLFCLTTLVLQGSHLSLLGGTLWYEYVGNGQFVFHLDVITDCGSPTNNVMFPQVSMSTGVNLNYVNRTIIDEPCVNLGAGCDLNASTSGYTGEKHYVQHLASRPVTVLAPAPGSYHEFTIVTSQPRQPSDNLPTVNNIFCIRVRMYAEGYPRSSPKFIMRGTPNVPAMSNFRMDMPAVAPYGDSIHISYAQAMISQTAFAPFTTGYTLASPVKNIQSNNVNSGLTLANNWSNYDQFLITKKAEAFVDGLRTSEVICERHYQAIPTYASSTAYPVPTVTANQPIQQSADGSYIRAFVPKGDTLQLQLAALDPGSATLDALYESFVVNGSGASFNTSPGYTNPSLINALQMEFVWIPDSSTVRGIHRNIIRFRDDDCNRSVAYLVVDLVTDSIGLLPSDTIRSCKGAIAAMPQFISGGNFHWEPMTNLDNLYGYPSNHTFDTNRVYTLYNGPIPVYKVYTEVIPLRTPEILLTNSQVQLKDPRPYDEWKWYQYEVLIDEDRTTLDSSVHHGRFHVVARKELCDRYSSRAHFSKIGSYLAAMHRDTSIERFETYGPGSEFEMTIHNTRSNPVWLEGIVLPGIEPKPGQVLVGRIYRQNVLQYTDTLEANDKFSLILKTTHAFAGPDLMMTRGTSFTINIEILAQSDSVRVPIDRLYDMPYPKEGFQMSSMYNSTESSRVVPFVVMTTDNIRVVEHTDTKLHVYPNPTTGLLQLDGVEDSAPYSVTNATGVEVVRGQLPESHSINLSSLPAGVYVIRVNEEIQRVILQK; encoded by the coding sequence ATGCGCTCACTTCTCTCACTTCTCTTTTGTCTTACTACACTGGTTTTGCAAGGTTCACACCTCAGTTTACTGGGTGGTACGCTTTGGTATGAATATGTGGGTAATGGCCAGTTTGTCTTTCACTTAGATGTAATTACAGATTGTGGAAGTCCGACCAATAACGTGATGTTTCCACAAGTCTCGATGTCGACGGGTGTCAATCTGAACTATGTAAATCGCACCATTATCGATGAGCCATGTGTGAACCTCGGAGCGGGGTGTGATCTAAATGCATCCACCTCTGGATATACAGGTGAGAAGCATTATGTACAACACTTGGCCTCACGACCAGTAACCGTTTTAGCACCTGCGCCTGGGTCGTATCACGAATTTACCATTGTAACGTCTCAGCCGCGACAGCCTTCTGATAACCTCCCCACTGTGAATAACATTTTTTGCATTCGGGTGAGGATGTACGCCGAAGGATATCCAAGGTCAAGCCCTAAGTTTATTATGCGCGGAACTCCAAATGTTCCCGCCATGTCGAATTTTCGAATGGATATGCCAGCAGTGGCACCTTATGGGGATAGCATCCATATCAGCTATGCGCAAGCGATGATTAGTCAGACGGCCTTTGCTCCGTTCACTACGGGGTATACTCTCGCTAGTCCTGTCAAGAATATTCAATCCAACAATGTAAACTCGGGCCTTACCTTAGCTAATAATTGGAGTAACTATGATCAGTTCCTGATCACGAAGAAGGCAGAAGCCTTTGTAGATGGGCTGCGGACTTCTGAGGTGATCTGCGAGCGTCATTATCAAGCGATTCCCACTTATGCGAGTAGTACAGCTTACCCAGTACCGACAGTAACGGCCAATCAGCCTATTCAGCAATCTGCAGACGGTTCTTACATCCGTGCATTTGTTCCAAAAGGGGACACTTTACAATTGCAATTGGCTGCTTTGGATCCAGGTTCGGCTACCTTGGATGCATTGTATGAATCCTTTGTTGTGAATGGTTCGGGAGCCTCTTTTAATACGAGTCCGGGATATACGAATCCGAGCCTGATAAATGCGCTTCAGATGGAGTTTGTATGGATTCCAGATTCATCGACCGTTCGGGGAATACACCGAAATATTATACGGTTTAGAGATGATGATTGTAATCGGTCTGTGGCCTACCTAGTTGTGGATTTAGTCACGGATTCTATTGGTCTACTGCCCAGTGATACCATTCGGTCTTGCAAGGGAGCCATAGCCGCTATGCCGCAATTCATCAGTGGTGGGAACTTCCATTGGGAACCCATGACCAATTTGGATAATCTGTACGGTTATCCGAGCAATCACACCTTTGATACCAATAGAGTGTACACCTTGTACAACGGGCCTATTCCTGTCTACAAAGTATATACCGAGGTTATTCCATTGAGGACTCCAGAAATCTTGCTCACCAATTCACAAGTACAACTGAAAGACCCTCGCCCGTATGATGAGTGGAAGTGGTATCAGTACGAAGTTTTGATTGACGAGGATCGTACGACCTTAGATTCTTCGGTTCATCACGGACGATTCCATGTAGTAGCACGAAAGGAACTATGTGATCGATACAGTAGTAGGGCACATTTCTCAAAGATTGGGTCTTATTTGGCCGCCATGCATAGAGATACGTCCATTGAACGATTTGAGACCTATGGACCGGGTTCTGAATTTGAAATGACCATCCACAACACGCGATCTAATCCCGTGTGGCTGGAGGGGATAGTTCTTCCCGGGATTGAGCCTAAACCCGGACAAGTATTGGTGGGGAGAATTTACAGACAAAATGTACTTCAATACACAGATACACTGGAAGCGAACGATAAATTCAGTCTGATTCTCAAAACAACTCATGCCTTTGCTGGGCCAGATTTGATGATGACGAGAGGCACTTCGTTTACCATCAATATTGAGATTTTAGCACAATCCGACAGTGTCCGCGTTCCCATTGATCGGTTGTATGATATGCCTTATCCCAAAGAGGGATTCCAGATGTCTTCGATGTATAATTCAACTGAATCGAGTAGAGTAGTGCCGTTTGTCGTTATGACTACAGACAATATACGGGTAGTGGAACACACGGATACGAAACTTCATGTTTACCCTAATCCTACTACAGGATTGCTGCAATTGGACGGAGTTGAGGATAGTGCTCCATATTCAGTCACCAACGCTACCGGGGTTGAGGTGGTACGCGGTCAATTGCCGGAATCTCACTCTATAAATCTTTCCTCACTTCCAGCTGGAGTGTACGTCATTCGTGTGAATGAAGAGATTCAGCGAGTTATCCTTCAAAAATAA
- a CDS encoding zinc-dependent peptidase, with translation MATYTQIFVLGKPCFFKPEDRLEVEVNYPFVALLSEKDKKTFYRRLCTLMRSVQLHEKGVELSKNDRMLIAAPAVILTFGFERFHWGNFRHVFVYPIAYRNSRTGQYHHGETSPNGAVVVNWKRVKEGIDDPDDAIHLLFHEYAHALVLSRASRLRRRDRRFVKAASSFTKQYFNREDIRTSSLIREYGFTNEMEFFAVVVEVFMERADDLKREHSFLYRDLIQLLKLERWESIILRQAAWFR, from the coding sequence TTGGCTACGTACACTCAAATTTTTGTTTTAGGGAAACCTTGCTTCTTCAAACCTGAAGATCGTTTGGAGGTGGAAGTCAACTATCCCTTTGTTGCACTGCTCTCCGAGAAGGATAAGAAGACATTTTACCGTCGACTTTGCACATTGATGCGTTCGGTTCAACTCCATGAAAAGGGAGTGGAACTCAGTAAAAATGACCGAATGCTTATCGCTGCTCCTGCGGTAATCTTGACCTTCGGATTTGAAAGATTCCACTGGGGAAACTTTCGTCACGTCTTTGTGTATCCCATAGCCTATCGAAACAGTAGAACAGGACAATATCACCATGGAGAAACCAGTCCTAACGGAGCAGTAGTCGTTAATTGGAAGAGAGTGAAAGAAGGGATAGATGATCCAGATGATGCCATTCACCTCTTATTTCACGAATATGCCCACGCGCTTGTATTGAGTCGGGCAAGCCGCTTAAGACGAAGGGACCGTCGATTCGTGAAAGCAGCGAGCTCCTTTACCAAGCAATATTTCAATAGAGAAGACATCCGCACAAGCTCCCTTATTCGAGAGTATGGCTTTACGAATGAGATGGAGTTCTTTGCCGTAGTTGTTGAAGTTTTCATGGAACGAGCAGACGATTTGAAGCGTGAGCATTCCTTCCTGTATAGAGATTTGATTCAACTGTTGAAGCTTGAACGGTGGGAGTCAATTATTCTGCGACAAGCGGCTTGGTTTCGTTGA
- a CDS encoding FAD-binding oxidoreductase: protein MDEFTKLTQEHVTHLQKLLGNEGVRVDEESLREYGHDETEDLVHMPEAVVFPSCVDEVSALLKYANENVIPVTAVGARTGLSGGALSTHGGIALSMEKFNAILEIDQRNFQATVEPGVINYVFHSACKEKGLFYPPDPSSWGSCTLGGNLAYNAGGPKAVKYGVTNQYVLNLEVVLANGDVIWTGANVLKNSTGYNLTQLMVGSEGTLGIITKIVFKLLPYPSEDLTLLVPFTSAEKACEAVSAIFHAGITPSGMEFMEKDAIDWTLKYVDDVSVPTGDHIRAHLLIELDGNDREALYTDAEKIAALVEDFDAVDVLIAESQAQRDALWKLRRRVGEAVKSHSIYKEEDTVVPRAELPKLLRGVKEIGEKYGFKSVCYGHAGDGNLHVNIVKGNMTDEAWEVELPKGISEIFKLVVSLGGTLSGEHGIGFVQKNYMDIVFNHANLAVQRAIKKALDPKGILNPGKIFPDQHL from the coding sequence ATGGACGAGTTCACTAAGTTGACCCAAGAACATGTGACACATCTGCAAAAACTCCTTGGCAATGAAGGAGTTCGAGTGGATGAAGAAAGTTTACGTGAATATGGTCACGATGAAACAGAAGACCTTGTGCACATGCCGGAAGCTGTGGTATTCCCTTCATGCGTAGATGAAGTTTCGGCTCTTCTAAAGTACGCTAACGAGAATGTGATTCCCGTAACCGCGGTAGGTGCGAGAACTGGACTTTCTGGTGGTGCATTGAGCACACACGGAGGTATTGCCCTGAGTATGGAGAAGTTCAATGCGATCCTAGAAATCGATCAACGGAATTTTCAAGCAACCGTGGAGCCTGGGGTGATTAATTACGTGTTTCACAGCGCTTGCAAGGAAAAGGGATTATTCTATCCGCCAGATCCAAGCAGTTGGGGTAGCTGCACACTAGGCGGAAATTTGGCCTATAATGCTGGAGGACCTAAGGCGGTGAAGTACGGTGTAACCAATCAGTATGTACTCAATTTAGAGGTTGTTTTGGCCAATGGTGATGTGATTTGGACAGGCGCCAATGTTCTCAAGAATTCTACTGGATATAATCTCACACAACTCATGGTGGGTAGTGAAGGAACGCTGGGCATCATTACAAAGATTGTCTTCAAACTTCTCCCGTACCCGTCGGAGGATTTAACTCTATTGGTCCCGTTCACTTCGGCCGAGAAGGCTTGCGAAGCGGTTTCTGCAATTTTCCATGCGGGGATTACACCTTCAGGAATGGAATTTATGGAGAAGGATGCCATTGATTGGACCTTGAAATACGTGGATGACGTAAGTGTTCCTACTGGGGATCACATTCGCGCGCATTTGCTGATTGAGTTGGATGGAAACGATAGAGAAGCCCTGTACACTGATGCGGAGAAGATTGCTGCATTGGTAGAGGATTTTGATGCAGTTGATGTGCTCATCGCTGAAAGCCAGGCCCAACGCGATGCCCTTTGGAAGTTAAGGCGAAGAGTGGGGGAGGCAGTTAAGAGTCACAGTATATACAAGGAAGAAGACACCGTAGTTCCTCGTGCGGAGTTGCCGAAACTGTTGCGCGGAGTGAAGGAAATTGGTGAGAAATACGGCTTTAAGTCTGTCTGCTACGGGCATGCAGGTGATGGGAATTTGCACGTAAACATCGTGAAAGGAAATATGACGGATGAAGCCTGGGAGGTAGAGTTGCCCAAAGGGATTTCTGAAATTTTTAAGCTGGTTGTTTCCCTGGGAGGTACACTCTCTGGTGAACATGGAATCGGTTTCGTTCAGAAGAATTATATGGATATTGTGTTCAACCATGCGAACTTGGCGGTTCAAAGAGCTATCAAAAAGGCACTCGACCCTAAAGGAATACTAAACCCTGGGAAGATATTTCCAGATCAACATCTTTAA
- a CDS encoding S9 family peptidase, with the protein MRRTLLRTSLAISLLFSGSAFAQQPITLEDVWMFKFYAGSPEAFEAMPDGEHYTMIQNSRISGRSIEQYDFATGNPAGTILTQKQVSEAAGEDVRFTQYSFSADQTKVLLAANVESIYRHSTRANYYMYDLTNSSVTKVGEGKVRYATFSPDGSKVAYVQENNLYVLTLANNEVTQVTTDGEQNSIINGATDWVYEEEFAFPCAFWWSPNSEYIAFLRFDETEVPEFSMDVYGTELYPTQDVFKYPKAGEANSVVTAHIFDTKNGTTTAVLQDEVEYEYIPRIIWNNENEAVIFTTNRHQNELVLWEVDCEEDYESERFLTDTDEAYVEISDNFMFTKDNDLIFTSERDGYNHIYLANEDGKVKKQLTKGDWDVLVVYGTDDEHVYFQAAAEDPSEHEVYRVRLNGRDMERLSTGEGIADAQFSPTMKYYLLSFENVTTPTIYTMHSADGTELRTLEDNADLAQRMENYQYVPKEFFNFETSEGVDLNGWMIKPYDFDEEKEYPVLMFVYGGPGSQQVLNNWDAINGMYYQYLASLGYIVACVDNRGTGARGSEFKKVTYQQLGKYETIDQIEAAKYLGGLDYIDSERIGIWGWSYGGYMSSNCITQGHETFKMAIAVAPVTNWRFYDSIYTERYMRTPQENGDGYDDNSPINHVGKLEGAYLLVHGSADDNVHVQNTMRMIESLVQANKQFDLFIYPDKNHGIYGGNTRYHLYTKMTNFILENL; encoded by the coding sequence ATGCGTCGTACCCTTTTACGCACGTCCCTGGCAATTTCGCTTCTCTTTAGCGGAAGTGCTTTCGCTCAGCAACCCATTACGCTTGAGGATGTTTGGATGTTTAAATTCTACGCTGGCTCACCCGAAGCTTTTGAAGCTATGCCAGACGGTGAACACTACACCATGATCCAAAACAGCAGAATTAGTGGCCGCTCTATTGAACAATACGACTTTGCTACTGGGAATCCAGCTGGAACCATCCTCACTCAGAAGCAAGTGTCTGAAGCGGCAGGTGAAGATGTTCGATTCACACAATATTCCTTCAGTGCAGATCAAACCAAAGTCCTCTTAGCGGCTAATGTAGAGTCCATTTATCGTCACAGTACACGTGCCAACTATTACATGTACGACTTGACCAATTCGTCGGTTACGAAAGTTGGTGAGGGTAAAGTTCGCTATGCTACCTTCTCTCCAGATGGATCGAAAGTAGCTTACGTTCAAGAAAACAACTTATACGTGCTCACTTTGGCCAATAACGAAGTGACTCAGGTAACCACAGATGGAGAGCAAAACTCCATCATCAACGGTGCTACCGATTGGGTTTACGAGGAAGAATTCGCATTTCCATGTGCCTTCTGGTGGTCGCCAAACAGCGAATACATCGCCTTCCTTCGCTTTGACGAAACAGAGGTTCCTGAATTCTCTATGGATGTATATGGAACGGAATTGTATCCTACTCAAGATGTATTCAAATACCCGAAAGCAGGTGAAGCAAATTCCGTGGTTACCGCACATATCTTCGACACCAAAAATGGTACGACCACTGCTGTTCTTCAAGATGAAGTGGAATACGAATACATCCCACGCATCATTTGGAACAACGAAAATGAAGCGGTGATTTTCACCACAAATCGTCACCAAAACGAATTGGTTCTTTGGGAAGTAGATTGCGAAGAAGACTACGAATCGGAACGCTTCCTTACCGATACAGATGAAGCCTACGTTGAAATCAGCGATAACTTCATGTTTACCAAAGACAACGACCTCATCTTCACCAGTGAGCGTGACGGTTATAACCACATTTACCTAGCGAATGAGGACGGAAAGGTAAAGAAGCAACTCACCAAAGGAGATTGGGATGTATTGGTGGTGTACGGAACCGATGACGAACATGTCTATTTCCAAGCAGCAGCAGAAGACCCGTCGGAGCACGAAGTATACCGCGTGCGGTTGAACGGAAGAGATATGGAAAGACTCAGCACAGGAGAAGGTATCGCCGACGCCCAGTTCAGTCCAACCATGAAGTACTACCTCCTTTCTTTCGAGAATGTGACGACACCTACCATTTACACCATGCACAGTGCAGACGGCACAGAACTTCGCACATTGGAAGACAACGCCGATTTAGCGCAACGCATGGAGAACTATCAGTATGTGCCGAAAGAATTCTTCAACTTCGAAACATCTGAAGGCGTGGACTTGAATGGCTGGATGATTAAGCCGTACGACTTTGACGAAGAGAAAGAATACCCGGTACTCATGTTTGTGTACGGTGGACCAGGAAGTCAGCAAGTACTCAACAACTGGGACGCCATCAACGGGATGTACTATCAATACCTCGCGTCACTGGGATACATTGTGGCGTGTGTGGACAACCGCGGTACTGGAGCAAGAGGTAGTGAGTTCAAGAAGGTTACCTACCAACAACTCGGCAAGTACGAAACCATCGATCAAATTGAAGCGGCAAAGTACTTAGGAGGACTCGATTATATCGACTCAGAGCGCATTGGTATTTGGGGTTGGAGCTACGGCGGTTACATGTCGTCCAACTGTATCACGCAAGGTCACGAAACCTTTAAAATGGCCATTGCCGTTGCTCCGGTAACCAACTGGAGATTTTACGATAGCATTTACACCGAGCGCTACATGCGTACTCCTCAGGAGAACGGCGACGGTTACGATGACAACTCTCCAATCAATCACGTAGGAAAATTAGAAGGGGCATACTTATTGGTGCACGGAAGCGCGGACGACAATGTTCACGTACAAAACACCATGCGTATGATTGAATCTTTGGTACAAGCCAACAAGCAATTCGACCTCTTCATCTATCCCGATAAGAATCACGGTATCTATGGCGGAAACACTCGTTACCACCTCTACACCAAGATGACCAACTTTATCCTTGAAAATCTATAA